A genomic segment from Bombus affinis isolate iyBomAffi1 chromosome 13, iyBomAffi1.2, whole genome shotgun sequence encodes:
- the LOC126922984 gene encoding gamma-tubulin complex component 6 isoform X3, with the protein MNVQEYVCANDQISDRYNDDVYGLVTQLSRHILHSYRSSHRNVQFAYDHDIKIIKHLRIKAFEILLKKSDRLIPSQDYEALQKIDPLLELQKHAFVLKLKLNHSYNANMLEHLLENLEEFPCGELPVFSILQLLMQLKNCNINPEPLTNIFYFDKANPAFPEITYNNNKIPPFQIYPMECFISSDKFEATLERYPVKRIAPTNIMNEFNFLDNSIKSKAIVGVESIDMSTACDFMSNHIFDKISSHMLSCPNQQYIINSELNIHILQNNMIGSKCENVCSFPLEKGDTANYLYLPFMQINTDENESIVDTWKVLDQSVSNESNSTMNIWNHIWNQISVTNTLPTIDHQTWEYFGETQSIKELMFITDTPIAAIHLEKLMNSSLLFEQVSTKEFICDVKSMLLGIESNSFEYRCATGFILRRNISVYGISPESIKKICQEAINWGNCFKFLWNLVTHKSQGNKLPQEGLMFKALCTNIKELLLYYQAALIRIFTHEKESEGILKIFQKVRSVAKLITKVAKVCEPYKENQYMSQEGSSILTRIYNEAIKVTDAKIALVFYSLLKSCCEVYFRFLQKWIFEGICDDIYGEFMIKTRPQYLRNRSHKFWTKSFSICNDEVPGFLNDLAESILQCGKTVRLLRICDSKNPVCRVCVTEQPEIKVCLNIMSLHEQSSRYREYEKKGQTALGSILSLSTAILNQKQLEKEMSKITILSERDTLLKLRENKEEPGDTVTTVTRVKQNVLTSPQEQVLTNNLQSNKAEEIELSNKIQLEIEHDKGESRIKETSESLERTIVWNYYEGLANDINKRCIRSQWRKKRMKLYNERVDILSRANQESRNEFLKKTEGHNCAITSDFFLIETPISLEDENKNYTNTSYQTSNVMSIPSTQINQDSRQSSSLENYAHKRIIGNNNEKHEFHNFGHLERLNTNPTSKVLSNKNTTNKEMNEILECLLVHRTQSSVTERPTLLNVMKIDNITESQIDGVCMRPLDYNMTPNNNELDIRQIEFTSVTHETNETGTRCSQIIAITNKENDLETPMSCTTDNFTTSSVQSPISTYNLEDSSPSEISSTVILSSSTQLITKSSLAMKGDSTFSDLFELARDEKSNNASPVIAPLSITDVEIIDHISLQAYLEKSIRIPLNVQSRLVNNAIIKYFLEENNLLSHLHSLRSYFFLLNGEFAKSLTDSLYSRLYEISIPIELFNSATLTNLLERALVNSFNNVYINSELLNLSATDTPAQLHISDPAALDCLTLNYKINWPLNIILDETVMQQYSKVFKFLITSGRVSWVLQEDFNIMKRERKAITSEQYHKLQLYRHSMTQFMNALHNYLTCSVLHASWAEFEKDLEHSLTVDQIYMAHVNYIKRILSRCMLNSRGEKIRVCLTNIFKVILKFHNRIRSQNWVMKSTGYVHPNFKKLEQMYQAFFELRAYMSHVAFKLATSGYQPHLMHFLNALNINPLYDLTAKSCRNTVGSAES; encoded by the exons ATGAACGTTCAAGAATACGTTTGTGCCAATGACCAAATCAGTGACCGTTATAACGACGATGTTTATGGTCTCGTAACTCAATTGAGCAGGCACATATTACATTCGTATCGATCCTCCCACCGAAATGTACAGTTTGCTTATGATCATGATATCAAAATAATTAAACACCTTCGAATCAAAGCTTTTGAAATATTACTGAAAAAAAGTGATCGTTTGATCCCTAGCCAAG ATTATGAAGCACTTCAAAAGATAGATCCACTTTTAGAACTACAAAAGCATGCTTTtgtattgaaattgaaattaaaccaTTCATACAATGCTAATATGTTAGAACATTTACTGGAAAATCTTGAAGAATTCCCATGCGGTGAACTACCAGTATTTTCTATTTTGCAGCTACtaatgcaattaaaaaattgtaacatTAACCCTGAGCCATTAACG aatatattttatttcgacAAAGCAAATCCTGCTTTTCCTGAAATCacatacaataataataaaataccgCCATTCCAAATATACCCAATGGAATGTTTCATATCATCGGATAAATTTGAAGCAACACTCGAAAGATATCCAGTTAAAAGAATTGCACCTACAAATATCATGAATGAATTCAATTTTTtggataattcaataaaatccaAAGCCATAGTTGGGGTTGAATCCATTga TATGTCTACTGCATGTGATTTTATGTCCAATcatatatttgataaaatatcaTCACATATGCTTTCATGCCCAAACcaacaatatataataaattcagagcttaatatacatattttacaaaataatatg ATTGGAAGCAAGTGCGAAAATGTATGCAGCTTTCCTTTGGAAAAAGGAGACACAGCAAATTATTTGTATCTCCCTTTTATGCAGATAAATACAGATGAAAACGAAAGTATTGTAGATACATGGAAAGTTCTAGATCAAAGTGTTAGCAATGAATCAAATAGTACTATGAACATTTGGAATCATATATGGAATCAAATTAGTGTTACTAATACTCTACCAACTATAGATCATCAAACATGGGAATACTTTGGAGAGACACAATCTATTAAAGAATTGATGTTTATAACAGATACTCCAATTGCAGCAATACATCTAGAAAAA TTAATGAATTCTTCGCTTCTTTTCGAACAAGTGTCAACCAAAGAATTTATATGTGATGTAAAATCAATGTTGCTGGGAATAGAATCAAATTCCTTTGAGTATAGATGTGct ACAGGATTTATCTTACGAAGAAACATTAGTGTATATGGTATAAGTCCAGAATCAATAAAGAAGATTTGTCAAGAAGCTATTAATTGGGGTAATTGTTTTAAATTCTTGTGGAATCTAGTTACGCACAAATCACAAGGTAACAAATTACCACAAGAAGGACTAATGTTTAAG gcTCTATGTACAAATATCAAAGAATTATTGCTTTACTATCAAGCAGCACTAATAAGAATTTTTACACATGAAAAAGAATCAGAgggaatattaaaaatatttcaaaaagtaCGTTCTGTGGCTAAATTAATCACTAAAGTTGCTAAAGTTTGTGAACCTTACAAAGAAAATCAGTACATGTCCCAAGAAGGAAGTAGCATTCTTACTAGAATTTATAATGAAGCAATTAAAGTGACAGATGCCAAAATTGCTTTGGtattttattcattattaaaatcTTGCTGTGAAGTTTATTTTCG ATTTTTACAGAAATGGATATTTGAAGGTATATGCGACGATATATATGGAGAATTTATGATAAAAACGCGTCCACAATATTTACGTAATAGAAGTCACAAATTTTGGACGAAAAGTTTTAGCATTTGCAATGATGAGGTGCCAGGTTTTTTGAATGATCTAGCTGAATCAATACTTCAATGTGGCAAAACAGTAAGACTTCTAAGAATTTGCGACTCCAAA AATCCAGTATGCCGTGTCTGTGTAACTGAGCAACCAGAAATAAAAGTTTGCTTAAACATAATGTCGTTACACGAGCAGTCATCAAGATATCGAGAATATGAAAAGAAAGGTCAAACTGCACTTGGTTCAATACTTTCTCTTTCCACGGCTATCTTAAACCAGAAGCAGTTAGAAAAAGAAATGTCAAAAATAACTATACTTTCAGAACGTGATACATTATTGAAACTTCGTG aaaacaAGGAAGAACCAGGGGACACAGTAACAACAGTAACACGAGTAAAACAAAATGTTTTAACAAGTCCACAAGAACAAGTACTTACAAATAACTTACAATCAAATAAGGCTGAAGAAATTGAGTTATCAAACAAGATACAATTAGAAATCGAACATGATAAAGGAGAAAGTAGAATAAAGGAAACATCAGAATCCTTAGAAcg GACAATTGTTTGGAATTATTATGAAGGTTTAGCTAATGATATTAATAAACGATGCATTCGTTCACAATGGCGGAAGAAAAGAATGAAATTGTATAATGAAAGAGTGGATATATTAAGTAGAGCAAACCAAGAATCAAGGAACGAGTTTTTAAAAAAAACTGAAGGACATAATTGTGCAATAACTtcagatttttttttaattgaaactCCAATCTCACTTGAAGATGAAAATAAGAACTATACGAATACATCTTATCAAACATCAAATGTAATGTCAATACCGTCTACTCAAATTAATCAAGATTCAAGGCAAAGTTCTTCACTTGAAAATTACGCACATAAGAGAATAATAGGCAACAATAATGAGAAACACGAATTTCATAATTTCGGACATTTAGAAAGACTAAATACGAATCCGACCTCAAAAGTTTTGTcaaataaaaatacaacaaataaAGAAATGAATGAGATTTTAGAATGCCTATTAGTTCATCGTACACAGTCATCAGTAACAGAAAGACCCACTCTTTTAAACGTTATGAAAATCGATAATATTACAGAATCTCAAATTGACGGCGTATGCATGCGACCATTAGATTATAATATGACGCCAAATAACAATGAACTTGATATACGTCAAATCGAATTTACCTCTGTTACGCATGAAACAAATGAAACGGGTACTCGTTGCTCCCAAATTATAGCCATCACAAATAAAGAAAATGACTTAGAAACACCGATGTCATGTACAACGGATAATTTTACTACTTCATCAGTACAGAGCCCCATTTCAACATATAATTTAGAAGACTCATCTCCTTCGGAAATTTCATCTACAGTAATATTATCGAGTTCGACTCAGTTAATTACGAAATCATCTCTTGCCATGAAAGGAGATTCaacattttcagatttatttgaATTGGCTCGTGATGAAAAAAGTAATAACGCATCGCCAGTAATAGCTCCTTTGAGTATTACTGATGTCGAGATAATTGATCATATTTCTCTTCAGGCCTATTTAGAAAAGTCGATTCGTATTCCTCTCAACGTACAGAGCCGTCTCGTTAACAATGCTATTATCAAATACTTTTTGGAAGAAAACAACTTGCTCTCACATTTGCATAGTCTACGTAGTTATTTCTTTTTGCTAAATGGGGAATTTGCAAAGAGCTTAACAGATTCCCTGTATTCTCGTTTATATGAAATCTCAATACCTATCGAACTATTTAATTCCGCTACTTTGACTAATCTTCTAGAACGAGCACTCGTTAATTCGTTTAACAATGTTTATATTAATTCGGAACTTCTCAATCTCTCAGCAACGGACACACCAGCTCAATTACAC ATATCAGATCCAGCTGCATTGGATTGTCTTACTCTCAACTATAAGATAAATTGGCCACTTAATATTATACTTGATGAGACAGTCATGCAACAATACAGTAAAGTATTTAAATTTCTAATAACAAGCGGTCGAGTTTCATGGGTGTTGCAAGAGGACTTTAATATTATGAAAAGAGAACGAAAAGCAATTACATCAGAACAATATCATAAG CTGCAGTTATATAGGCATTCAATGACACAATTTATGAATGCGTTGCATAATTATCTAACATGTAGCGTGTTACACGCAAGTTGGGCTGAATTTGAAAAAGATCTGGAACATTCTTTAACTGTAGATCAAATTTATATGGCACATGTAAActatataaaacgtatattATCAAG ATGTATGCTAAATAGTCGTGGAGAAAAAATACGCGTATGTTTAACCAATATATTTAAagtcattttgaaatttcataacAGAATAAGATCTCAAAACTGGGTAATGAAATCTACAGGATATGTACATCCTAATTTTAAAAAACTGGAACAAATGTATCAAGCATTCTTTGAGTTACGAGCATATATGTCGCACGTTGCGTTTAAGTTAGCTACTAGCGGGTACCAACCGCATCTAATGCATTTCCTAAATGCTCTTAATATAAATCCACTGTATGATTTAACCGCTAAAAGTTGTCGTAACACTGTAGGTTCTGCAGAGTcttaa
- the LOC126922984 gene encoding gamma-tubulin complex component 6 isoform X2 has product MNVQEYVCANDQISDRYNDDVYGLVTQLSRHILHSYRSSHRNVQFAYDHDIKIIKHLRIKAFEILLKKSDRLIPSQDYEALQKIDPLLELQKHAFVLKLKLNHSYNANMLEHLLENLEEFPCGELPVFSILQLLMQLKNCNINPEPLTNIFYFDKANPAFPEITYNNNKIPPFQIYPMECFISSDKFEATLERYPVKRIAPTNIMNEFNFLDNSIKSKAIVGVESIDMSTACDFMSNHIFDKISSHMLSCPNQQYIINSELNIHILQNNMIGSKCENVCSFPLEKGDTANYLYLPFMQINTDENESIVDTWKVLDQSVSNESNSTMNIWNHIWNQISVTNTLPTIDHQTWEYFGETQSIKELMFITDTPIAAIHLEKVKQMNDLFIISEELMNSSLLFEQVSTKEFICDVKSMLLGIESNSFEYRCATGFILRRNISVYGISPESIKKICQEAINWGNCFKFLWNLVTHKSQGNKLPQEGLMFKALCTNIKELLLYYQAALIRIFTHEKESEGILKIFQKVRSVAKLITKVAKVCEPYKENQYMSQEGSSILTRIYNEAIKVTDAKIALVFYSLLKSCCEVYFRFLQKWIFEGICDDIYGEFMIKTRPQYLRNRSHKFWTKSFSICNDEVPGFLNDLAESILQCGKTVRLLRICDSKNPVCRVCVTEQPEIKVCLNIMSLHEQSSRYREYEKKGQTALGSILSLSTAILNQKQLEKEMSKITILSERDTLLKLQNKEEPGDTVTTVTRVKQNVLTSPQEQVLTNNLQSNKAEEIELSNKIQLEIEHDKGESRIKETSESLERTIVWNYYEGLANDINKRCIRSQWRKKRMKLYNERVDILSRANQESRNEFLKKTEGHNCAITSDFFLIETPISLEDENKNYTNTSYQTSNVMSIPSTQINQDSRQSSSLENYAHKRIIGNNNEKHEFHNFGHLERLNTNPTSKVLSNKNTTNKEMNEILECLLVHRTQSSVTERPTLLNVMKIDNITESQIDGVCMRPLDYNMTPNNNELDIRQIEFTSVTHETNETGTRCSQIIAITNKENDLETPMSCTTDNFTTSSVQSPISTYNLEDSSPSEISSTVILSSSTQLITKSSLAMKGDSTFSDLFELARDEKSNNASPVIAPLSITDVEIIDHISLQAYLEKSIRIPLNVQSRLVNNAIIKYFLEENNLLSHLHSLRSYFFLLNGEFAKSLTDSLYSRLYEISIPIELFNSATLTNLLERALVNSFNNVYINSELLNLSATDTPAQLHISDPAALDCLTLNYKINWPLNIILDETVMQQYSKVFKFLITSGRVSWVLQEDFNIMKRERKAITSEQYHKLQLYRHSMTQFMNALHNYLTCSVLHASWAEFEKDLEHSLTVDQIYMAHVNYIKRILSRCMLNSRGEKIRVCLTNIFKVILKFHNRIRSQNWVMKSTGYVHPNFKKLEQMYQAFFELRAYMSHVAFKLATSGYQPHLMHFLNALNINPLYDLTAKSCRNTVGSAES; this is encoded by the exons ATGAACGTTCAAGAATACGTTTGTGCCAATGACCAAATCAGTGACCGTTATAACGACGATGTTTATGGTCTCGTAACTCAATTGAGCAGGCACATATTACATTCGTATCGATCCTCCCACCGAAATGTACAGTTTGCTTATGATCATGATATCAAAATAATTAAACACCTTCGAATCAAAGCTTTTGAAATATTACTGAAAAAAAGTGATCGTTTGATCCCTAGCCAAG ATTATGAAGCACTTCAAAAGATAGATCCACTTTTAGAACTACAAAAGCATGCTTTtgtattgaaattgaaattaaaccaTTCATACAATGCTAATATGTTAGAACATTTACTGGAAAATCTTGAAGAATTCCCATGCGGTGAACTACCAGTATTTTCTATTTTGCAGCTACtaatgcaattaaaaaattgtaacatTAACCCTGAGCCATTAACG aatatattttatttcgacAAAGCAAATCCTGCTTTTCCTGAAATCacatacaataataataaaataccgCCATTCCAAATATACCCAATGGAATGTTTCATATCATCGGATAAATTTGAAGCAACACTCGAAAGATATCCAGTTAAAAGAATTGCACCTACAAATATCATGAATGAATTCAATTTTTtggataattcaataaaatccaAAGCCATAGTTGGGGTTGAATCCATTga TATGTCTACTGCATGTGATTTTATGTCCAATcatatatttgataaaatatcaTCACATATGCTTTCATGCCCAAACcaacaatatataataaattcagagcttaatatacatattttacaaaataatatg ATTGGAAGCAAGTGCGAAAATGTATGCAGCTTTCCTTTGGAAAAAGGAGACACAGCAAATTATTTGTATCTCCCTTTTATGCAGATAAATACAGATGAAAACGAAAGTATTGTAGATACATGGAAAGTTCTAGATCAAAGTGTTAGCAATGAATCAAATAGTACTATGAACATTTGGAATCATATATGGAATCAAATTAGTGTTACTAATACTCTACCAACTATAGATCATCAAACATGGGAATACTTTGGAGAGACACAATCTATTAAAGAATTGATGTTTATAACAGATACTCCAATTGCAGCAATACATCTAGAAAAAGTTAAGCAAATGAATGATTTATTTATAATCTCGGAAGAA TTAATGAATTCTTCGCTTCTTTTCGAACAAGTGTCAACCAAAGAATTTATATGTGATGTAAAATCAATGTTGCTGGGAATAGAATCAAATTCCTTTGAGTATAGATGTGct ACAGGATTTATCTTACGAAGAAACATTAGTGTATATGGTATAAGTCCAGAATCAATAAAGAAGATTTGTCAAGAAGCTATTAATTGGGGTAATTGTTTTAAATTCTTGTGGAATCTAGTTACGCACAAATCACAAGGTAACAAATTACCACAAGAAGGACTAATGTTTAAG gcTCTATGTACAAATATCAAAGAATTATTGCTTTACTATCAAGCAGCACTAATAAGAATTTTTACACATGAAAAAGAATCAGAgggaatattaaaaatatttcaaaaagtaCGTTCTGTGGCTAAATTAATCACTAAAGTTGCTAAAGTTTGTGAACCTTACAAAGAAAATCAGTACATGTCCCAAGAAGGAAGTAGCATTCTTACTAGAATTTATAATGAAGCAATTAAAGTGACAGATGCCAAAATTGCTTTGGtattttattcattattaaaatcTTGCTGTGAAGTTTATTTTCG ATTTTTACAGAAATGGATATTTGAAGGTATATGCGACGATATATATGGAGAATTTATGATAAAAACGCGTCCACAATATTTACGTAATAGAAGTCACAAATTTTGGACGAAAAGTTTTAGCATTTGCAATGATGAGGTGCCAGGTTTTTTGAATGATCTAGCTGAATCAATACTTCAATGTGGCAAAACAGTAAGACTTCTAAGAATTTGCGACTCCAAA AATCCAGTATGCCGTGTCTGTGTAACTGAGCAACCAGAAATAAAAGTTTGCTTAAACATAATGTCGTTACACGAGCAGTCATCAAGATATCGAGAATATGAAAAGAAAGGTCAAACTGCACTTGGTTCAATACTTTCTCTTTCCACGGCTATCTTAAACCAGAAGCAGTTAGAAAAAGAAATGTCAAAAATAACTATACTTTCAGAACGTGATACATTATTGAAACTTC aaaacaAGGAAGAACCAGGGGACACAGTAACAACAGTAACACGAGTAAAACAAAATGTTTTAACAAGTCCACAAGAACAAGTACTTACAAATAACTTACAATCAAATAAGGCTGAAGAAATTGAGTTATCAAACAAGATACAATTAGAAATCGAACATGATAAAGGAGAAAGTAGAATAAAGGAAACATCAGAATCCTTAGAAcg GACAATTGTTTGGAATTATTATGAAGGTTTAGCTAATGATATTAATAAACGATGCATTCGTTCACAATGGCGGAAGAAAAGAATGAAATTGTATAATGAAAGAGTGGATATATTAAGTAGAGCAAACCAAGAATCAAGGAACGAGTTTTTAAAAAAAACTGAAGGACATAATTGTGCAATAACTtcagatttttttttaattgaaactCCAATCTCACTTGAAGATGAAAATAAGAACTATACGAATACATCTTATCAAACATCAAATGTAATGTCAATACCGTCTACTCAAATTAATCAAGATTCAAGGCAAAGTTCTTCACTTGAAAATTACGCACATAAGAGAATAATAGGCAACAATAATGAGAAACACGAATTTCATAATTTCGGACATTTAGAAAGACTAAATACGAATCCGACCTCAAAAGTTTTGTcaaataaaaatacaacaaataaAGAAATGAATGAGATTTTAGAATGCCTATTAGTTCATCGTACACAGTCATCAGTAACAGAAAGACCCACTCTTTTAAACGTTATGAAAATCGATAATATTACAGAATCTCAAATTGACGGCGTATGCATGCGACCATTAGATTATAATATGACGCCAAATAACAATGAACTTGATATACGTCAAATCGAATTTACCTCTGTTACGCATGAAACAAATGAAACGGGTACTCGTTGCTCCCAAATTATAGCCATCACAAATAAAGAAAATGACTTAGAAACACCGATGTCATGTACAACGGATAATTTTACTACTTCATCAGTACAGAGCCCCATTTCAACATATAATTTAGAAGACTCATCTCCTTCGGAAATTTCATCTACAGTAATATTATCGAGTTCGACTCAGTTAATTACGAAATCATCTCTTGCCATGAAAGGAGATTCaacattttcagatttatttgaATTGGCTCGTGATGAAAAAAGTAATAACGCATCGCCAGTAATAGCTCCTTTGAGTATTACTGATGTCGAGATAATTGATCATATTTCTCTTCAGGCCTATTTAGAAAAGTCGATTCGTATTCCTCTCAACGTACAGAGCCGTCTCGTTAACAATGCTATTATCAAATACTTTTTGGAAGAAAACAACTTGCTCTCACATTTGCATAGTCTACGTAGTTATTTCTTTTTGCTAAATGGGGAATTTGCAAAGAGCTTAACAGATTCCCTGTATTCTCGTTTATATGAAATCTCAATACCTATCGAACTATTTAATTCCGCTACTTTGACTAATCTTCTAGAACGAGCACTCGTTAATTCGTTTAACAATGTTTATATTAATTCGGAACTTCTCAATCTCTCAGCAACGGACACACCAGCTCAATTACAC ATATCAGATCCAGCTGCATTGGATTGTCTTACTCTCAACTATAAGATAAATTGGCCACTTAATATTATACTTGATGAGACAGTCATGCAACAATACAGTAAAGTATTTAAATTTCTAATAACAAGCGGTCGAGTTTCATGGGTGTTGCAAGAGGACTTTAATATTATGAAAAGAGAACGAAAAGCAATTACATCAGAACAATATCATAAG CTGCAGTTATATAGGCATTCAATGACACAATTTATGAATGCGTTGCATAATTATCTAACATGTAGCGTGTTACACGCAAGTTGGGCTGAATTTGAAAAAGATCTGGAACATTCTTTAACTGTAGATCAAATTTATATGGCACATGTAAActatataaaacgtatattATCAAG ATGTATGCTAAATAGTCGTGGAGAAAAAATACGCGTATGTTTAACCAATATATTTAAagtcattttgaaatttcataacAGAATAAGATCTCAAAACTGGGTAATGAAATCTACAGGATATGTACATCCTAATTTTAAAAAACTGGAACAAATGTATCAAGCATTCTTTGAGTTACGAGCATATATGTCGCACGTTGCGTTTAAGTTAGCTACTAGCGGGTACCAACCGCATCTAATGCATTTCCTAAATGCTCTTAATATAAATCCACTGTATGATTTAACCGCTAAAAGTTGTCGTAACACTGTAGGTTCTGCAGAGTcttaa